In a single window of the Anguilla rostrata isolate EN2019 chromosome 6, ASM1855537v3, whole genome shotgun sequence genome:
- the LOC135257341 gene encoding 4-galactosyl-N-acetylglucosaminide 3-alpha-L-fucosyltransferase 9-like, which yields MSSTSFHGIVRPCVTAILMLGCFGILCFAYFKMPTTWLSSQVKLKAPAPMVKNFGSKKEQNQTVILIWMWPFGSAFALTSCSALLNIDGCHLTSDRNMLSKSHGVIFHHRDIRSDLSNLPPPQRPIFQKWVWMNFESPTNSRKITGLRSLFNLTSNYRHNADIPVYYGTIVQAEGNNFKIPSKDKLVCWIVSNWNPSSRRVAYYNVLKEHINIHVYGRAFGKPVSGQDFHPTIASCKFYLSFENSIHEDYITEKLYNPLTVGTVPIVLGPSRQNYENFVPGDALIHVDDFFSPKELADHILFLDKNEDMYHRYFYWRRHFEAKRPSLFMEAICFTCNYVRTHKEYKAINNLDTWYWG from the coding sequence ATGTCATCCACATCTTTCCATGGAATAGTACGTCCTTGTGTAACTGCAATCCTTATGCTGGGTTGTTTTGGGATTTTATGTTTTGCTTATTTCAAGATGCCCACTACCTGGCTGTCAAGTCAAGTGAAATTAAAAGCACCTGCACCAATGGTGAAAAACTTTGGttcaaaaaaagagcaaaaccaGACTGTTATACTAATCTGGATGTGGCCATTTGGCAGTGCCTTTGCCCTGACCTCCTGTAGTGCCCTGCTTAACATTGATGGCTGTCACCTAACATCAGACAGAAATATGCTAAGCAAGTCGCATGGGGTTATTTTCCATCACAGAGACATTCGCTCAGATTTATCAAACCTGCCACCACCACAGCGCCCAATATTCCAAAAATGGGTGTGGATGAACTTTGAATCACCCACAAATTCAAGAAAGATTACTGGTCTCAGAAGCCTGTTCAATTTGACTTCAAATTACAGACACAATGCTGATATTCCAGTGTATTATGGGACAATTGTACAAGCTGAGGGGAATAACTTCAAAATACCAAGCAAAGACAAGTTAGTGTGCTGGATTGTGAGCAACTGGAACCCAAGTTCCAGAAGAGTGGCATACTATAATGTGTTAAAGGAACACATTAATATACATGTTTATGGACGGGCATTTGGGAAACCAGTCAGCGGCCAAGACTTTCATCCCACAATTGCCAGCTGTAAATTCTACCTGTCATTCGAGAACTCGATCCACGAAGACTACATCACTGAAAAACTGTACAACCCACTGACtgtgggcacagtgccaattgTTCTTGGGCCATCAAGACAGAACTATGAGAACTTTGTCCCAGGGGATGCCTTGATACATGTAGATgattttttctcccccaaagAGCTGGCTGACCACATCCTGTTCTTAGATAAGAATGAAGACATGTACCATCGATACTTCTACTGGCGTAGACACTTTGAAGCAAAGCGGCCTTCCTTATTTATGGAAGCCATATGTTTTACTTGCAATTATGTCAGGACACACAAAGAATACAAGGCTATCAATAACCTTGACACATGGTACTGGGgctga